The following proteins come from a genomic window of Nostoc sp. TCL26-01:
- a CDS encoding cistern family PEP-CTERM protein: MFVQKIIFRLSAFYAFGIGLFAVVPSASAFTFSPSGDSVTITAADINKSFNIDFNGNVSTQNVQGLSSTAIFKFLGFNTVGSGANTRTEAAFNIDLTNTSSNGITSRTSVLGFNTSLPLRGVGSTNTSGNTRTSGLFNQDRTGQLPNQFGNLDVCFLNRNGNGGNCSGGGNGGVSTGDPTGTFSPILAFNGNINTFTLSNFGVRYQSITGTGLGTSGTGRGFYTPPPPPPRRVSEPATVAAISLFVLGGLQLKKKQRLLSV; the protein is encoded by the coding sequence ATGTTTGTCCAAAAAATCATCTTTAGGTTATCAGCCTTTTACGCATTTGGGATTGGTTTATTTGCTGTGGTTCCCTCGGCTTCAGCTTTTACTTTTTCCCCAAGCGGAGACAGTGTAACAATCACTGCTGCGGATATCAACAAGTCTTTTAACATTGACTTTAACGGTAACGTTAGTACACAAAATGTTCAAGGACTCTCATCCACAGCAATTTTTAAATTTCTCGGATTCAATACAGTTGGTAGTGGTGCTAACACCAGAACCGAAGCAGCGTTTAATATTGACTTAACGAATACATCCAGTAACGGTATTACCTCTAGAACATCTGTTTTAGGTTTTAATACTAGCCTGCCATTGCGGGGAGTTGGCAGTACCAACACTTCTGGAAACACCAGAACTTCTGGACTGTTTAATCAAGATAGAACTGGTCAACTCCCTAATCAATTTGGCAATCTTGATGTCTGCTTCCTGAATCGTAATGGTAATGGTGGCAACTGTTCAGGTGGTGGAAATGGTGGTGTCAGTACTGGTGATCCTACTGGTACATTCTCTCCCATCCTCGCCTTCAATGGTAATATCAACACCTTCACACTAAGTAACTTTGGCGTGCGCTATCAAAGTATTACAGGCACAGGTCTTGGTACTAGCGGTACAGGTAGAGGATTTTACACACCACCACCACCACCACCCAGAAGAGTATCTGAGCCAGCTACAGTTGCTGCCATCAGTTTATTTGTCTTGGGTGGATTGCAGCTGAAAAAGAAGCAGCGTTTGTTATCGGTTTAA
- the grxC gene encoding glutaredoxin 3, with protein sequence MAAKVEIYTWMTCPFCIRAKGLLNKKGVEFVEYSIDGDEAARAKMADRANGRRSLPQIFINDRHIGGCDDIHALESQGKLDELLAASIRE encoded by the coding sequence ATGGCAGCTAAAGTAGAAATTTACACTTGGATGACTTGCCCATTTTGCATTCGAGCTAAAGGTTTGCTGAATAAAAAGGGCGTGGAATTTGTGGAGTACAGTATTGATGGTGATGAGGCTGCACGAGCTAAAATGGCCGATAGAGCTAATGGTAGACGCTCCTTACCACAAATTTTTATCAACGATCGCCATATTGGTGGTTGTGATGATATTCACGCTCTAGAAAGTCAAGGTAAACTGGATGAGCTATTAGCAGCTAGCATAAGGGAATAG